AAATGAACGCGTCGCGGGACAAAAAGCTCATCAAGACCTGGTCGCGCCGGTCCACGGTGGTGCCGGACATGATCGGGCATACCTTCGCGGTGCATAACGGGAAGAAGTTCGTGCCGGTCTATGTGACGGAAAATATGGTCGGGCACAAACTGGGCGAGTTTTCTCCCACGCGATTTTTCAAGGGACACGGACAGGCCAAAACGGAAAAGGCCGTGCCGTTGAAGTAGGGGTTGTCGAGATGGCTGAAGCAAGAGCGGTGCTCCGGTATGTGCGTGTGTCGCCTCGAAAAGCCAGGCCGGTGGTGGATCTGATCCGCGGCCAACAGGTCCCGAAGGCGCTGGCGTTGTTGAGCCACACGCCGCGCGCCGCGGCCAAGGTCGTGGAGAAGCTGCTGCGCTCCGCCGTGTCCAACGCCGAGCAAAAGAACATCGATGACGCGGACAATCTCTGGGTAGCCCGCGCCTTCGTGAACGGGGGGCCCATTCTGAAGCGCTTTCGATCGCGGTCTATGGGCCGCGCCAATTCGATCCATAAACGAACCAGCCACATTACGATCGTGGTCGGCACCAAAGGGAAGCCGGTATCGGCCTGATCGAATTGCCGGCGGGGCCTTGCGCCGCGCCGCCATGCTTTAACGTAGAGAAGGGTGTATGGGACAGAAATCTCATCCGTACGGACTGCGCCTGGGGTATAGCACCAACTGGACATCTCGCTGGTACGCATCCAAGGACTATGCGCGGCTGCTGCATCAGGACATCCGGATCAAGCGGATGGTGAAGGACCGGCTGTACCACGCCGGCGTCGCCAAAGTCGAAATCGAACGATCGGGAGACCAAACGCGGGTGATCATCCACACCGCTCGTCCCGGCATCATCATCGGGCGCAAAGGAGCGGAGGTCGATAAGCTGAAGGCGGCGATCGAAAAGCAATACGGCGGACAGGTCTATATCAACGTGAAAGAGATCAAGAAGCCGGAGCTCGACGCTCAACTGGTCAGCGAAAATATCGCCACCCAATTGGAAAAGCGGGTCGCGTTTCGGCGGGCGATGAAGCGCAGTGTGGCCGCGGCGCTGCGATTGGGCGCCCAGGGGATCAAGATTTCCTGCGCCGGTCGACTGGCCGGAGCGGAGATCGCCAGGACTGAATGGTATCGGGAAGGCCGTGTGCCGCTGCATACCCTGCGGGCCGACATCGAATATGGATTCGCCGAAGCGAAGACCACCATGGGGCAGATCGGCGTCAAGACGTGGATCTACAAGGGCGAAGTCGTTCCTCAACAACAAGGCAAGGCTGAACTCGGGCTGGCTCGTCAGGACGGCCGCGCGGTGACATTGTAGCGCCGTCTCATCGCCATCGTGCGCGCGTGAAATCGGGGGAATCGTGTTAGCGCCAAAGAAAGTCAAGTTTCGGAAGATGATGAAAGGGCGGATGCGGGGGAAAGCCTATCGCGGATCCTCGCTCACCCTGGGTGAGTATGGGCTCAAGGCGCTCGAGCCGGGCTGGATCACGAGTCGCCAAATTGAAGCGGCCCGCATCGCCATCACGAGGTTTGTGAAGCGGGGAGGGCAAGTCTGGACCAGAATCTTTCCGGACAAGCCGATCACCAAGAAGCCGGCTGAAACCCGTATGGGAAAGGGGAAGGGCAACCCGGAGTATTGGGTGGCGGTCGTCAAGCCCGGCCGCATTCTCTATGAGATGGACGGCGTGACGCACGACGT
The DNA window shown above is from Nitrospira tepida and carries:
- the rplV gene encoding 50S ribosomal protein L22; protein product: MAEARAVLRYVRVSPRKARPVVDLIRGQQVPKALALLSHTPRAAAKVVEKLLRSAVSNAEQKNIDDADNLWVARAFVNGGPILKRFRSRSMGRANSIHKRTSHITIVVGTKGKPVSA
- the rpsS gene encoding 30S ribosomal protein S19; this translates as MPRSVAKGAFVDGHLLKKVEQMNASRDKKLIKTWSRRSTVVPDMIGHTFAVHNGKKFVPVYVTENMVGHKLGEFSPTRFFKGHGQAKTEKAVPLK
- the rpsC gene encoding 30S ribosomal protein S3; the encoded protein is MGQKSHPYGLRLGYSTNWTSRWYASKDYARLLHQDIRIKRMVKDRLYHAGVAKVEIERSGDQTRVIIHTARPGIIIGRKGAEVDKLKAAIEKQYGGQVYINVKEIKKPELDAQLVSENIATQLEKRVAFRRAMKRSVAAALRLGAQGIKISCAGRLAGAEIARTEWYREGRVPLHTLRADIEYGFAEAKTTMGQIGVKTWIYKGEVVPQQQGKAELGLARQDGRAVTL
- the rplP gene encoding 50S ribosomal protein L16; its protein translation is MLAPKKVKFRKMMKGRMRGKAYRGSSLTLGEYGLKALEPGWITSRQIEAARIAITRFVKRGGQVWTRIFPDKPITKKPAETRMGKGKGNPEYWVAVVKPGRILYEMDGVTHDVAHEALRLAAHKLPVATKVVTRGALDA